ACCAGGTCATTGTAGGTACTTGTGTTGTGGGATTAtgtttaaccccttcatgctgtATGCAAATCCAGGACTCCACCTAATTTAGCATCATTCTGAATGCAAAACACATTGAcgaattatatattatatataagtGGAAATTAGATTAGGTATGAAGgggttaaataataaattaattgaaattaatattgtttttttttcttttaaagtccagTATTAACTGATCAAATACTATAATCATTGTTCTTATAAACCAAtttcctttgttcttttttaggtAGCTTTTTGATTGGTTTTTAATGGAcgaaattgtaattaaaaaaaaaaatacatttacccAGTTTTTCCATTGAGCTagagaaaatattcatttatgaTCAGACAAATTAACTTAGGAAGACAATTTGACAGACTgatatttaattgaattgaacaaaTTGTTTACACTGCCATTTGCTTTTATAgatgcatataaaatctgttatTAATTAGCTACTAAGCTCActgctttacatttatttttttacaaaacaatgtGTGTATGATTTGGCCCGTGTGTCCTGGTCTTCCTTCCTTTCAGTCACACAAAGCCAACAGTCATGCCGTGCGTTTCCGGGTGTGTCAGCTGATCAACAAATTGCTGGGCAGCATGTCAGAGAATGCCCAGATTGACGATGACCTCTTTGATCGGATCCACCAAGCCATGCTGATTCGTGTCACTGACAAGTTCCCCAATGTGAGGATTCAAGCTGCTTTGGCCATGACCCGCCTTCAGCAGCCACAGGACCCCGACTGCCCCACCATCAATGGTGTGTTTGCTcacttttctgtttcctttagaATTCAGAAGATTTGAGCTTATTCAACTCACGATAT
This genomic stretch from Oryzias melastigma strain HK-1 unplaced genomic scaffold, ASM292280v2 sc04829, whole genome shotgun sequence harbors:
- the LOC112140458 gene encoding condensin complex subunit 3-like, coding for PKPEGEDQQEEEEEEEEEEEEDDHPFLSFIFNFLLESHKANSHAVRFRVCQLINKLLGSMSENAQIDDDLFDRIHQAMLIRVTDKFPNVRIQAALAMTRLQQPQDPDCPTINAYMLIL